TTGATCACCTTATCGATCTCCGTACTGGATTCTCCCAGTTTCGTGATCGTAATATTGGCTTGATCTGCGACCTGGACAGCTTCGGTCGTTACGCGGGCCGACTTGGCGGTATTTTCTGCGATTTCCTTGATGCTGGCAGACATCTCATCCGATCCGGTGGCTACTGTTTGAACATTTTTCGATACCTGGTCCGACGAGGAGGAAACCATCTCGGCTTGACGGGACGTCTGGGTCGCGTCCGCATTCACCTGATGGGAAATGGCCGATAACTCTTCTGCCGAGCTGGTCAGCGTGGTTGTATTTGTCGCGATTTGCCGAACCGCCCCCTCAAAGGAGTTCGCCAAACGGTTGACGGATTCCTTTAAAAGGTTATAGTCCCCTTCATACTGGGTCGTAATGCGGGCCGTTAAATCATGAGCCGCCAGACGCCCCAAAATATCGCTGACATCCCCAAACGGTTTAACGACCGCATCCACAACCGTGTTCATTTCATTTGCCGCTGGCCTCAACTCCGGCGCAATGGTTAGAGGGTCCAAACGCACTTTCAGCTGACCGCTGACAGCGGCCTTGGAAAAGCTACGAATCTGGTTAGCAAAGCTTTCGAGCATTTGCCGGACGTACTCAATCACGAACCGGTACATGAACCCCATCGAAACGAGGATCGCGCCCAACAGCAAGAACCAGGCCAATGTCGTTACCTTGCGAATCGGGGCATAAATCTCATTCAGAAGACAATCCCCGACAATAATCCAGTCCCGCTCGGGATAAAACTCGAAATAATCAATCCGTTCGCGGCCTTCCCACTGATAACGGACCCAGCCTTTTTCTTCCTTCATCATCTGCTTACAAAAATCATACTTACCCAGGTCCGTCCCAATAGTCATCGTCGGATGCAGCGTAACCCGACCCGTGGTATTAATCGCATAAATATATCCCGTTTCACCAAGTTTGATTCGCTGTAGGAGATTCTTCAATATTTCCTTGTTTTTCTTTGAAACCCCCTCCCCCGCATCATCCTGGATCCGAATGATATCCACGACTCCGGTGACCACGTCATGGATATGTTGACGGGATTCCTTTTCGATGGCAGACTTCGCTTTTTGTGAGAAAATGAGTGTCACAAGGACCATCGGAACCGTCACACAAACCGTTGTCATGAGCAGCATGCGCATTCTCAAAGACATTTTCGTCACAGGTTATTCCTCCTCCGCCTCTCCCCCTCACGTCCCGTGTCTTGAGCGAAAACAACGAGACGTGCGGGTGAGGGTCCGGAATGATTTTTATTTAGGTTCGTAAATACCGACGCAACAGATTTGATCACCGACTTTGGTAACGTAAACACTCTTGAGCGATTGTTCAGTCTCACCTGGACGCGGCCACATATAAGACACTTTTGAGAAGGGACTTCCATCATAGTCTTTGGCGACTTGATAGATCCTCTCACCGAAAGCATCTCCCGTCGAATCCTTGAGAAATTTTAGGCTCGTCCCCATC
This genomic stretch from Elusimicrobiota bacterium harbors:
- a CDS encoding methyl-accepting chemotaxis protein, which encodes MSLRMRMLLMTTVCVTVPMVLVTLIFSQKAKSAIEKESRQHIHDVVTGVVDIIRIQDDAGEGVSKKNKEILKNLLQRIKLGETGYIYAINTTGRVTLHPTMTIGTDLGKYDFCKQMMKEEKGWVRYQWEGRERIDYFEFYPERDWIIVGDCLLNEIYAPIRKVTTLAWFLLLGAILVSMGFMYRFVIEYVRQMLESFANQIRSFSKAAVSGQLKVRLDPLTIAPELRPAANEMNTVVDAVVKPFGDVSDILGRLAAHDLTARITTQYEGDYNLLKESVNRLANSFEGAVRQIATNTTTLTSSAEELSAISHQVNADATQTSRQAEMVSSSSDQVSKNVQTVATGSDEMSASIKEIAENTAKSARVTTEAVQVADQANITITKLGESSTEIDKVIKMITSVAEQTSLLALNATIEAARAGTAGKGFAVVANEVKELATETAKATEEISLRIQGIQANTKEAIAAIVQITDLIKKINDITNTIASAVEQQSATTNEITRNVSEAAKGTGEIAKGISGVAKVAGSTAQATTNVQAAAQELAKIATELQKLVSEFKYS